One genomic region from Erythrobacter mangrovi encodes:
- a CDS encoding DUF817 domain-containing protein — MPRRLGAYGHSRFEAVRLRLEQFDPGMGWRLWLYEFLLFGFKQGWACLFGALMLALLLATHFLYPDDAPLHRYDFLTLSAVAIQGGMLLFRLETWAEAKVILIFHVVGTVMELFKTSAGSWIYPEASVLHIGAVPLFSGFMYASVGSYIARVWRIFDFRYSGYPPRWATFILAAAIYVNFFAHHWLPDFRLLLFAATGLLFWKTRIHFRNWRAHRWMPLLLGFLLVAVFIWFAENIGTFARAWSYPGQEDGWEPVGLAKLGSWYLLMLISFVLVNLVNPVREPD, encoded by the coding sequence ATGCCGCGCCGGTTGGGTGCTTACGGCCATAGCCGCTTCGAAGCGGTCCGCCTCCGGCTTGAACAGTTCGATCCCGGCATGGGCTGGCGGCTGTGGCTCTACGAATTCCTGCTGTTCGGTTTCAAGCAAGGATGGGCCTGCCTGTTCGGGGCATTGATGCTCGCGCTGCTCCTGGCCACGCATTTCCTGTACCCGGACGATGCACCGCTTCATCGATACGACTTCCTGACCCTTTCCGCTGTCGCAATACAGGGTGGAATGCTGCTGTTCCGACTGGAGACCTGGGCAGAGGCGAAGGTCATCCTGATCTTCCATGTCGTCGGCACGGTGATGGAACTGTTCAAGACCAGCGCCGGCTCGTGGATCTATCCCGAGGCGAGCGTGCTGCATATCGGTGCGGTCCCGCTATTCTCGGGCTTCATGTATGCCAGCGTCGGCAGCTACATCGCACGAGTGTGGCGGATATTCGACTTCCGGTACTCTGGATACCCGCCACGTTGGGCTACATTCATCCTGGCGGCGGCGATCTACGTCAACTTCTTCGCACACCACTGGTTGCCCGATTTCCGCTTGCTGCTGTTCGCCGCGACCGGCCTGCTGTTCTGGAAGACCCGGATCCATTTTCGCAACTGGCGCGCCCATCGCTGGATGCCGCTGCTTCTGGGTTTCCTCCTGGTGGCGGTGTTCATCTGGTTCGCCGAGAACATCGGCACCTTCGCCCGTGCCTGGAGTTATCCCGGGCAGGAGGACGGATGGGAACCGGTCGGGCTTGCCAAACTCGGCAGCTGGTACCTGTTGATGCTGATCAGCTTCGTGCTGGTCAACTTGGTCAATCCTGTGCGCGAACCCGACTAA